In Helicobacter colisuis, the DNA window TTTTTTTCTAGAAATCAAAAAAAATGAGCAAGAAACTATTGTTAAGTGTGATAAAAACTCAAAAATCGCCCCCATTGGCATTATCAAAAAATCCCTAGAAATCCTAGCAACCTATCAAAATTCACTTAACACCCACAATCTATATAGCAAAAATACACTCCACACCAATAAACTTCCCTTTATTAAGCATATTGAAGATTTCCTAGACTTTGATTCATTGCTTACAAATCAAGATTTAAAAAACCCAAAAATATGGCTTGAAATTGGTTTTGGTAGCGGAAGACATCTTTTATATAATGCCAAACAACACCCACAAATACTTCATATTGGATTAGAAATCCATTATCCTTCTTTAGAGCAAGTTGCACGACAAATTGAACTCTCTAATTTAAAAAATATTTTAATTCTAGCTTATGATGCGCGTATTTTTTTAGAGCTTCTTCCCTCTAATGTGCTTGAAAAAATCTTTGTGCATTTTCCTGTGCCTTGGGATAAAAAACCCCATAGAAGAATCTTTAGCGCACCTTTTCTCTCCCAATCCTCAAGAGTTCTAGTAGCGCAAGGTCATTTGCAATTGCGCACCGATAGTTTGGAGTATTTTAACTACGCAAAGGATTTGGCATTTGCTAATCCCAACTTTACTCTAGAGTATAGCAAAAACTCCCAAGAAGCTATCATTAGTAAATATGAAGCAAGATGGCTTAAACAAAAAAAGGATATTTATAATTTAGAGCTTTTTGCCACTCAAAATAGCCCCCAAATCTCACTAGATTACAACTTTGATTTTCCAAACAAAAGCCATATTCAAATCCCTTTTAAACCAATTAAAATTATCAAAGAAGACTATTTTTTACATCTAGAAGATCTTCTACTCTCTCCAAGTCATAAATTATTTAAAGTCTCTTTTGGGGATTTTAACTATCCAGAAACGCGCTATATTTTAGAAGATTCCTTCTTGCACTATTTTAGGGAAAATCCACTCCCCACACAAATTAATCATCAAGCTCATCAGCTCTTAAAGGAGCTTTTAGAAACCCATTTTATAAAGGAAACTAAACAATAATGGATGCAATTATCAAAGCAGAAGGAATTAACC includes these proteins:
- the trmB gene encoding tRNA (guanosine(46)-N7)-methyltransferase TrmB yields the protein MPHLKTNSLALPSLPFSLTTKEGKFSFLELFTSVNQPNFSLLQVHFAPKDSHLKNKDFFLEIKKNEQETIVKCDKNSKIAPIGIIKKSLEILATYQNSLNTHNLYSKNTLHTNKLPFIKHIEDFLDFDSLLTNQDLKNPKIWLEIGFGSGRHLLYNAKQHPQILHIGLEIHYPSLEQVARQIELSNLKNILILAYDARIFLELLPSNVLEKIFVHFPVPWDKKPHRRIFSAPFLSQSSRVLVAQGHLQLRTDSLEYFNYAKDLAFANPNFTLEYSKNSQEAIISKYEARWLKQKKDIYNLELFATQNSPQISLDYNFDFPNKSHIQIPFKPIKIIKEDYFLHLEDLLLSPSHKLFKVSFGDFNYPETRYILEDSFLHYFRENPLPTQINHQAHQLLKELLETHFIKETKQ